The Cervus elaphus chromosome 12, mCerEla1.1, whole genome shotgun sequence genome includes a region encoding these proteins:
- the LOC122705456 gene encoding ergosterol biosynthetic protein 28 homolog isoform X2, which yields MSRFLNVLRSWLVMTSVIAMGSSLQGFRDHTFLYEKIYTSKPDLVNGLQARTFGIWMLLSSVVRGLCAIDIHNKMLYYITLLTFFIAVGHFVFELFVFGTGTPTIATIAPLTVASISILGMLVGLWHLEAEPGSRQKKRN from the exons ATGAGCCGATTCCTGAACGTGTTACGAAGCTGGCTGGTGATGACGTCTGTCATAGCTATGGGTTCCTCGCTGCAGGGCTTCCGAGATCACACCTTTCTCTATGAAAAGATCTATACCAGCAAGCCAGACCTGG TGAATGGCCTCCAAGCTCGGACCTTCGGAATCTGGATGCTGCTCTCATCAGTGGTTCGCGGCCTCTGCGCCATCGACATTCACAACAAAAT GCTCTACTACATCACGCTGTTGACCTTCTTCATTGCCGTGGGGCACTTCGTGTTTGAGCTGTTTGTATTTGGGACCGGGACTCCCACAATTGCCACCATAGCACCCCTCACGGTGGCAA GTATCTCAATCCTGGGCATGCTAGTGGGGCTCTGGCACCTAGAAGCAGAACCAGGATCCAGACAGAagaagagaaactga
- the LOC122705456 gene encoding ergosterol biosynthetic protein 28 homolog isoform X1 — translation MGQKALSGWRGAMSRFLNVLRSWLVMTSVIAMGSSLQGFRDHTFLYEKIYTSKPDLVNGLQARTFGIWMLLSSVVRGLCAIDIHNKMLYYITLLTFFIAVGHFVFELFVFGTGTPTIATIAPLTVASISILGMLVGLWHLEAEPGSRQKKRN, via the exons gcaaaaagCCCTCTCAGGTTGGAGGGGAGCCATGAGCCGATTCCTGAACGTGTTACGAAGCTGGCTGGTGATGACGTCTGTCATAGCTATGGGTTCCTCGCTGCAGGGCTTCCGAGATCACACCTTTCTCTATGAAAAGATCTATACCAGCAAGCCAGACCTGG TGAATGGCCTCCAAGCTCGGACCTTCGGAATCTGGATGCTGCTCTCATCAGTGGTTCGCGGCCTCTGCGCCATCGACATTCACAACAAAAT GCTCTACTACATCACGCTGTTGACCTTCTTCATTGCCGTGGGGCACTTCGTGTTTGAGCTGTTTGTATTTGGGACCGGGACTCCCACAATTGCCACCATAGCACCCCTCACGGTGGCAA GTATCTCAATCCTGGGCATGCTAGTGGGGCTCTGGCACCTAGAAGCAGAACCAGGATCCAGACAGAagaagagaaactga